A window of the Barnesiella propionica genome harbors these coding sequences:
- a CDS encoding DUF1599 domain-containing protein, whose translation MADTIAQFEHVIGICRDLYAKKLKDYGPSWRIMRPESITDQLFIKANRIRSIELKGETMVDEGIRPEFIALVNYGIIGLIQLSLGYSDGEDISAEEALALYDKFMTETKTLMYAKNHDYDEAWRSMRISSYTDLILTKIYRIKKIENNHGKTLVSEGVDANYMDLINYSLFGLIKLEYGE comes from the coding sequence ATGGCAGATACTATAGCACAATTTGAGCATGTCATAGGAATATGTCGCGATCTCTATGCAAAAAAATTGAAAGATTACGGACCTTCTTGGCGCATTATGCGTCCTGAGTCTATAACTGATCAGCTTTTTATTAAAGCTAACCGTATACGTAGTATCGAGCTGAAAGGCGAAACAATGGTAGACGAGGGAATCCGTCCCGAATTTATCGCTTTGGTAAATTACGGTATTATCGGTCTTATCCAGCTTTCTTTGGGATATTCCGATGGGGAAGATATTTCGGCAGAAGAGGCTTTGGCTTTGTATGATAAGTTTATGACCGAAACGAAGACTTTGATGTATGCTAAGAATCACGATTATGATGAAGCATGGCGCAGTATGCGGATAAGTTCGTACACCGATCTTATCTTGACTAAAATATACCGCATAAAGAAAATAGAAAACAATCATGGCAAGACACTTGTTTCTGAAGGTGTGGACGCTAATTACATGGATTTGATAAACTACTCCCTGTTTGGCCTTATCAAACTTGAGTATGGAGAATAA
- a CDS encoding BT_3928 family protein produces MENNKEKTIIRNGWITAGVIISRIVAGGTFIFSGFVKAIDPMGTIYKLEDYFSAFGLNSISMLIPLIAFVLIAFEFLFGVHALLGSYRKRTPWYLLLFMLVMTPLTLYLAVANPVSDCGCFGDAVVLTNWQTFWKNIVLLVFVVFLLCYNTRVRGLYNMSVQWLTGLFSLLFIFSVMWVGYNHQPILDFRPYKIGLNLSGAVSHATGEDMEYLFVYEKDGVKKEFGIDDIPVDDSTWVFVERHEKISDKETIRSQYPVIDNFVIYDGNEDVTNDILGDENYVFLLLSPDLSTADDSEINKINELYDYSREYGYSFYCLASSSPNEIAEWKENAGAEYPFFFMDKTIIRTIARGNPCLLILKKGVIYAKLSPRMMPDESELTAGFDKLVYGNLQGYDEQKRIIFMVGLYFAPMIFLLLTEKTVGVILDALRESRRRRVAQRKKTSNPGT; encoded by the coding sequence ATGGAGAATAATAAGGAAAAAACGATTATAAGGAACGGGTGGATAACAGCCGGCGTTATTATTTCAAGAATAGTGGCGGGCGGTACTTTTATATTTTCCGGCTTTGTGAAAGCAATAGATCCGATGGGAACTATATACAAGCTGGAGGATTATTTTTCCGCATTCGGGCTTAATTCCATTTCTATGCTTATTCCTTTAATTGCATTCGTTTTAATAGCATTTGAGTTTTTGTTCGGGGTGCATGCGTTACTGGGTTCATACCGAAAAAGGACGCCCTGGTATCTTTTGCTATTTATGCTGGTCATGACGCCTTTGACTTTATATCTGGCGGTAGCCAATCCGGTGAGCGATTGCGGCTGTTTTGGCGATGCTGTCGTTTTGACTAATTGGCAGACATTCTGGAAAAATATAGTTTTACTTGTGTTTGTAGTTTTTCTTTTATGCTATAATACCCGGGTTAGAGGACTGTATAACATGTCGGTGCAATGGCTCACAGGGTTATTCTCTTTATTATTTATTTTTTCGGTGATGTGGGTTGGATATAATCATCAGCCTATATTGGACTTCAGGCCTTATAAGATAGGGTTGAATCTTTCCGGTGCAGTATCTCATGCAACCGGAGAAGATATGGAATATTTATTTGTGTATGAGAAAGACGGAGTTAAAAAAGAGTTCGGTATAGATGATATTCCGGTCGATGATTCGACATGGGTATTTGTAGAGCGCCATGAGAAAATATCTGATAAAGAAACAATCCGGTCTCAGTATCCGGTTATAGATAATTTTGTGATATATGATGGAAATGAAGATGTTACGAATGATATACTTGGTGACGAGAATTATGTATTTCTTCTTTTATCGCCGGATTTATCTACGGCCGATGACTCTGAAATAAATAAGATAAATGAGCTTTACGACTATAGCAGGGAGTACGGTTATTCATTTTATTGCCTTGCATCTTCTTCCCCCAACGAGATTGCAGAATGGAAAGAGAATGCAGGTGCCGAATATCCTTTCTTTTTTATGGATAAAACGATTATTCGTACTATAGCCAGAGGTAATCCCTGCTTGCTCATTTTAAAGAAGGGTGTCATATATGCTAAATTATCTCCCCGGATGATGCCTGACGAATCGGAACTTACTGCCGGCTTTGATAAACTGGTTTATGGTAACCTGCAGGGATATGACGAACAAAAACGCATAATTTTTATGGTAGGACTATATTTTGCTCCGATGATATTTTTATTATTAACAGAAAAAACAGTAGGCGTTATACTGGATGCTTTGCGTGAGAGCAGGAGAAGGAGGGTCGCCCAAAGGAAAAAAACTTCTAATCCCGGAACGTAA
- the tpiA gene encoding triose-phosphate isomerase: MRKNIVAGNWKMNTTLQEGIALAKELNEALANVTPNCDVVVCTPFTHLTSVVNTVDTKKIGVGAENCADKAAGAYTGEVSASMVASTGAKYVIIGHSERRAYYHETNDILKEKTLLALANGLTPIFCIGEVLEEREAGKHFDVVKKQVEESLFGLSSEDFGKLILAYEPVWAIGTGKTASAEQAEEIHAFIRKTIADKYGKEVAENISILYGGSCKPSNAKELFAKENVDGGLIGGAALDAASFMGIITAF, translated from the coding sequence ATGAGAAAGAACATTGTTGCCGGAAACTGGAAGATGAACACTACTCTCCAGGAAGGTATTGCACTTGCAAAAGAATTGAATGAGGCTTTAGCTAACGTAACACCTAACTGTGATGTCGTAGTATGTACCCCGTTTACACATTTGACGTCTGTCGTAAATACGGTCGATACGAAAAAGATCGGAGTCGGAGCTGAAAATTGTGCAGATAAAGCAGCAGGTGCATATACAGGTGAGGTTTCGGCTTCCATGGTGGCATCTACCGGTGCAAAATATGTGATAATAGGCCATTCGGAACGTCGTGCTTATTATCATGAAACAAACGATATACTTAAAGAAAAAACATTGTTGGCTCTTGCAAACGGACTTACTCCTATTTTTTGTATCGGGGAAGTATTGGAGGAACGTGAGGCCGGAAAACATTTCGATGTGGTAAAAAAACAAGTAGAAGAATCTCTGTTCGGGCTTTCATCTGAAGATTTCGGAAAACTTATTTTGGCATACGAACCGGTATGGGCTATAGGTACAGGAAAGACCGCTTCGGCTGAACAAGCAGAAGAGATTCATGCTTTCATTCGCAAAACGATAGCAGATAAATATGGTAAAGAAGTTGCAGAAAATATTTCTATATTATATGGAGGAAGCTGTAAACCGTCTAATGCAAAGGAACTGTTTGCAAAAGAAAATGTTGACGGAGGTCTTATCGGTGGGGCCGCTCTGGATGCTGCCTCCTTTATGGGGATAATCACAGCATTTTGA
- a CDS encoding SPOR domain-containing protein: protein MMRRHLYLFVCFSFFFSSYLYAETAVSDTSIVQYLERSETGGIVKIYQPKELAGRVSRSTEDRTIIEAGKTNYVQRNGYRIQVFSDNQRHAKTEAQNKQQQIRNKFPEMGTYIIYNSPFFRLRVGDFRSYEEANRALQDLKNAFPQFAREMRVVRDKINVPL from the coding sequence ATGATGCGCAGACATTTGTATTTATTCGTTTGTTTCTCTTTCTTTTTTTCTTCTTATTTGTACGCTGAAACTGCGGTATCGGATACTTCGATTGTTCAGTACTTAGAACGTTCGGAAACCGGAGGTATCGTAAAGATATACCAGCCTAAGGAATTAGCAGGAAGGGTGTCGCGTTCTACTGAAGACAGAACTATTATTGAAGCCGGGAAGACAAATTACGTTCAGCGAAATGGATATAGGATACAAGTATTCTCAGACAATCAGCGTCATGCAAAGACTGAAGCACAAAATAAGCAACAACAGATTCGGAATAAATTTCCCGAGATGGGAACATATATTATTTATAATTCTCCTTTTTTTAGATTGCGTGTGGGAGATTTCCGTAGTTATGAAGAAGCGAATAGAGCTTTACAAGACCTTAAGAATGCTTTTCCTCAATTTGCCAGAGAAATGCGCGTGGTTCGGGACAAGATTAATGTCCCGTTATGA
- the folE gene encoding GTP cyclohydrolase I FolE: MMDEQKIGPEDEKNSVKEQLAYHYRCILSLLGEDVEREGLKKTPERVAKAMMFLTKGYKQSAKEILSSARFKYEGTQMVVVKDIEFYSMCEHHILPFFGKVHIGYIAADQIVGLSKIPRLVDAFARRLQVQERFTTEMMNALSCELSTHGVIVLVEARHLCMQMRGVEKQDSSTVTCDFCGDFKNESLRQEFYRRIGRY, encoded by the coding sequence ATGATGGACGAACAAAAGATAGGACCGGAGGATGAAAAAAACTCTGTGAAAGAACAATTAGCTTATCATTACCGTTGCATACTTTCCCTTTTGGGAGAAGATGTAGAGCGGGAAGGTCTGAAAAAAACACCGGAACGTGTAGCCAAGGCAATGATGTTTCTTACTAAAGGATATAAGCAGTCGGCAAAAGAAATTCTCTCATCAGCCCGATTTAAATATGAGGGAACACAAATGGTTGTCGTAAAGGATATCGAATTTTATTCTATGTGTGAACATCATATATTGCCTTTTTTCGGAAAAGTCCATATTGGTTATATCGCTGCCGACCAGATTGTGGGGCTTAGTAAAATTCCCCGGCTTGTAGATGCTTTTGCCCGCAGATTACAAGTACAGGAACGTTTTACTACGGAAATGATGAACGCTCTTTCCTGTGAATTAAGTACGCATGGTGTTATTGTTCTGGTCGAAGCCCGTCATTTGTGTATGCAGATGAGAGGAGTGGAAAAACAAGATTCTTCGACTGTTACCTGTGATTTTTGCGGTGACTTTAAAAATGAAAGTTTAAGACAGGAATTTTATCGCCGGATAGGTAGATATTAA
- the dnaN gene encoding DNA polymerase III subunit beta: protein MKFIVSSTALLSHLQTISRVINSKNSMAILDNFLFRLERNKLTMTASDQETTMTTSVEVIEAEGEGLFAVNAKILLDPLKELPDQPLTFEIDDNNLEIFLYFQNGKYNFIGVNGDEYPQKMPLSDSAITFKVEAQQLLNGIGCTLFATADDELRPIMNGIYMDIFPENVTFVSSDTHKLVRFKNAAIQPGVKASFILPKKPANLLKNILPKEPGEVLVTFDDKNACFTLTNFVLNCRLIEGNYPNYNSVIPQSGPNRLIIDRSMFTNVLRRVSVFSNQASSLVKLQLQENQMVVSAQNIDFSTSAEETIECNYSGDNLVIGFSANYLIEILNNIPSQQIVLELSDATRAGIILPLENKENGELLMLLMPMMLTDF from the coding sequence ATGAAATTTATCGTATCAAGTACTGCATTGCTTTCGCATTTGCAAACTATCAGCCGGGTTATCAATTCTAAAAATTCGATGGCGATTCTCGATAATTTTTTATTTCGTCTCGAAAGAAATAAACTAACAATGACGGCGTCGGACCAAGAGACAACCATGACAACGTCTGTCGAGGTGATCGAAGCCGAGGGTGAAGGATTATTTGCCGTAAATGCTAAGATATTACTGGATCCGTTGAAAGAATTGCCCGATCAACCGCTTACTTTCGAGATCGATGATAATAATTTGGAAATTTTCCTTTATTTCCAGAATGGTAAATACAATTTTATCGGTGTGAACGGAGATGAATATCCGCAGAAAATGCCTTTAAGCGACTCTGCTATTACTTTTAAAGTGGAAGCTCAGCAATTACTTAATGGCATCGGCTGTACTTTGTTTGCGACGGCCGACGATGAGCTACGCCCGATTATGAACGGTATTTATATGGATATATTTCCCGAGAATGTAACATTTGTATCTTCCGATACTCATAAACTCGTGCGATTTAAAAATGCGGCAATTCAGCCGGGGGTAAAAGCTTCATTTATACTGCCTAAAAAACCTGCTAATCTTTTGAAAAATATATTACCGAAAGAACCGGGAGAGGTATTGGTGACCTTCGATGATAAAAACGCTTGTTTTACGTTGACTAATTTTGTATTGAATTGCCGTCTTATAGAGGGAAATTATCCTAATTATAACTCTGTGATTCCTCAAAGTGGCCCTAATAGATTAATCATAGACCGTTCTATGTTTACGAATGTATTGCGCCGTGTCTCTGTTTTTTCCAATCAGGCAAGCAGCCTTGTGAAATTGCAGTTACAAGAGAATCAGATGGTAGTATCGGCACAGAATATAGACTTTTCTACTTCGGCAGAAGAAACGATTGAATGTAACTATTCGGGAGATAATCTGGTTATCGGTTTCAGTGCCAATTATTTGATTGAAATATTAAATAATATACCTTCTCAGCAGATTGTTCTGGAGCTTTCCGATGCAACCCGTGCCGGTATTATTTTACCTTTGGAAAACAAAGAGAATGGGGAGTTACTTATGCTGCTCATGCCTATGATGCTGACAGATTTTTGA
- a CDS encoding 3'-5' exonuclease, giving the protein MQLKLNNPIVFFDLETTGINVSADRIVELSYLKVFPNGNEESKTMRINPERPIPPESTAVHGITDADVENCPTFKEVARTLAKEIEGCDIAGYNSNRFDVPLLVEEFLRAGVNIDLSRRKFIDVQTIFHKMEQRTLSAAYKFYCDAELEGAHSADADTRATYEVLKAQLDRYPELRNDVSFLSEYSSHNRNVDFAGRIVYNDKGEEVFNFGKYKGRIVSEVFKTDIGYYGWMMQGDFTLNTKNVITAIKLREMQK; this is encoded by the coding sequence ATGCAATTAAAATTAAATAACCCGATTGTCTTCTTTGACCTGGAGACAACGGGTATAAATGTATCTGCCGACCGTATTGTGGAACTGTCATACCTGAAAGTTTTTCCGAATGGTAATGAAGAGAGTAAAACGATGCGTATCAATCCAGAACGCCCTATTCCTCCCGAATCTACAGCTGTGCATGGAATTACCGATGCAGATGTCGAAAATTGTCCAACATTTAAAGAAGTGGCGCGTACTTTAGCCAAAGAGATAGAGGGATGTGATATCGCAGGATATAATTCGAACCGTTTTGATGTACCCTTATTGGTAGAGGAATTTTTGCGTGCCGGTGTGAATATAGACCTGTCCCGCCGTAAATTTATAGATGTCCAGACTATTTTTCATAAGATGGAACAACGGACTCTTTCGGCGGCTTATAAATTTTATTGCGATGCCGAGCTGGAAGGGGCTCACTCTGCCGATGCCGACACCCGAGCGACATATGAAGTTTTGAAAGCTCAATTGGATCGCTATCCCGAATTAAGGAACGACGTGAGTTTTCTGTCCGAATATTCCTCCCACAACCGAAATGTCGATTTTGCAGGACGTATCGTATATAATGATAAAGGAGAAGAGGTCTTTAATTTCGGTAAATATAAAGGACGAATTGTATCGGAGGTGTTCAAGACTGATATAGGATATTACGGTTGGATGATGCAAGGTGATTTTACACTCAATACTAAAAATGTAATTACGGCAATCAAACTGAGGGAAATGCAGAAGTAA
- the coaBC gene encoding bifunctional phosphopantothenoylcysteine decarboxylase/phosphopantothenate--cysteine ligase CoaBC encodes MMLKGKKIVLGITGSIAAYKAAYLLRLFIKKGAEVQVVITPAGKEFITPVTLSALSGKPVVSEFFTANDGTWHSHVDLGLWADAMVIAPATASTIGKMAHGVADNMLITCYLSSKAPVFIAPAMDLDMFAHPSTQQNLETLRSYGNYIIEPGIGELASHLEGKGRMEEPERIIEYLEHYFGRRQSLREKKIVITAGPTYEKIDPVRFIGNYSSGKMGFALAEACAENGAEVTLITGPVALKTHFSSIHRIDVESAEEMYEAALKSFPTADAAIMCAAVADYSPEAPSDVKIKRTADDMLLRLKPNKDIAAALGQMKRDDQILVGFALETNDAVNNALAKMNKKNLDFIVLNSLEDEGAGFRYDTNKVTIIEKNGCSTEYDSKPKSEVADDIVELLSSYMQ; translated from the coding sequence ATTATGTTGAAAGGAAAGAAAATAGTTTTAGGTATAACCGGTAGTATTGCTGCTTATAAAGCTGCATATCTTTTGCGTTTGTTTATAAAGAAAGGTGCGGAGGTGCAGGTTGTCATTACTCCTGCCGGGAAAGAATTCATTACTCCCGTGACTTTGTCTGCTTTGAGCGGAAAGCCAGTCGTAAGTGAGTTTTTTACGGCAAATGACGGAACGTGGCACAGTCATGTGGATCTGGGACTTTGGGCCGATGCAATGGTGATAGCACCTGCAACGGCGTCCACTATAGGAAAAATGGCTCATGGCGTTGCCGATAATATGCTTATTACCTGTTATCTTTCCAGTAAAGCCCCGGTGTTTATAGCTCCGGCTATGGATCTGGATATGTTCGCACATCCTTCTACTCAGCAGAATCTCGAAACTTTGCGGTCTTATGGTAATTATATTATAGAACCGGGGATCGGGGAGCTGGCGAGTCATCTGGAGGGAAAAGGCCGGATGGAAGAACCGGAACGTATTATTGAATACCTGGAGCATTATTTCGGAAGGAGGCAATCCCTTAGAGAAAAAAAGATCGTGATAACTGCCGGTCCCACATACGAAAAGATTGATCCAGTACGTTTTATTGGTAATTATTCTTCGGGAAAAATGGGTTTTGCACTGGCGGAAGCTTGTGCAGAGAACGGAGCCGAGGTGACGTTGATAACAGGCCCGGTGGCGTTGAAAACTCATTTCTCTTCTATACATCGTATAGATGTGGAATCTGCCGAGGAGATGTATGAGGCTGCCTTAAAATCGTTTCCGACAGCCGATGCTGCAATTATGTGTGCGGCTGTGGCCGATTATTCTCCTGAAGCTCCCAGTGATGTTAAGATTAAGCGTACGGCCGACGATATGTTGTTAAGGCTTAAACCGAATAAAGATATTGCAGCCGCATTAGGACAAATGAAACGGGATGACCAGATATTAGTTGGATTTGCACTCGAAACGAACGATGCTGTGAATAATGCGCTGGCAAAGATGAATAAAAAGAATCTTGACTTTATTGTTTTGAATTCGCTGGAAGATGAGGGTGCAGGTTTCCGTTATGATACCAATAAGGTGACTATTATTGAAAAGAATGGTTGTAGTACGGAATATGATAGTAAGCCTAAGTCCGAGGTTGCGGATGACATTGTAGAATTGCTATCCTCCTATATGCAGTGA
- the porD gene encoding type IX secretion system protein PorD: MKRITILLGCLILCLPGLMSQELNCRVEINSDKIQGTNKQVFTTLQEAIMEYINNRKWSNAQVAINERIECTMMITVNTYADDHFACDIQVQSRRPVYNSSYSTTLFNFKDTKFEFDYREAEPLIFNENTMESNLTAVLNYYVYMILALDFDSFSPQGGSPFLELAGQVVAMGQSSMELGWKAFEDSRNRHALLSAFTDQNTAAFRQLWYNYHRKGLDEMALSVDKGRANITESLKMLKQIYDVAPMSVLLPLFKDSKLDELVNIYSKAKQTEKDEVYELLNGMYPTETTRLEKIKEVSRN; encoded by the coding sequence ATGAAAAGGATAACTATACTGTTGGGATGTTTAATATTATGTTTACCCGGACTGATGTCGCAGGAGTTGAATTGTCGTGTCGAAATAAACAGTGATAAGATACAGGGTACTAATAAACAGGTATTCACGACCCTTCAGGAAGCTATTATGGAATATATCAATAACCGGAAATGGAGTAATGCACAGGTTGCAATAAACGAGCGTATAGAATGTACCATGATGATTACGGTAAATACATATGCCGATGACCATTTTGCCTGCGATATACAGGTACAATCGCGCCGTCCGGTATATAATAGCTCTTATTCTACAACATTGTTCAACTTTAAAGATACGAAATTCGAATTCGATTACAGGGAAGCCGAACCATTGATATTTAATGAAAATACGATGGAAAGTAATCTTACTGCAGTACTTAATTATTATGTATATATGATTTTGGCTCTGGATTTCGATAGTTTTTCTCCTCAGGGAGGCTCTCCTTTTTTAGAATTGGCCGGCCAGGTAGTTGCGATGGGACAGTCTTCCATGGAACTTGGTTGGAAAGCTTTTGAGGATTCCCGTAACCGGCATGCTTTGCTCTCTGCTTTCACTGATCAGAATACCGCCGCATTTCGTCAGTTGTGGTATAATTATCATCGTAAGGGATTGGATGAGATGGCTTTGAGTGTAGATAAAGGACGGGCCAATATTACAGAATCTTTGAAAATGCTGAAACAAATATATGATGTTGCTCCTATGTCGGTCTTGCTGCCTTTATTTAAAGACAGTAAACTGGACGAATTGGTTAATATATATTCGAAGGCTAAGCAAACCGAGAAGGACGAGGTTTATGAACTTTTGAACGGAATGTATCCGACTGAGACTACGAGACTGGAAAAAATCAAGGAAGTGAGCCGTAATTAA
- the recN gene encoding DNA repair protein RecN — protein sequence MIKKLIVRNYALIDSLEITFNSGLSVITGETGAGKSIILGALALILGQRADLKVFRDSAAKSVVEGFFDISAYGLFSFFDRNDLEYDPVNCIMRREILPSGKSRAFINDTPVSLTQLKELGDALIDIHSQHQNLLLADTRFQLNVIDVLAGNGKILAQYQAEYNSYRKLVHRLEKLKEENSDSKREEDYLRFQLSQLTEASLRCGEQEELEEEQQQLTHASDIKSELYVVHELLSNDESGALMSIKSALTRLQSLVRIYPAASELSERLNSDYIDIKDLASTVGEWEEGLSADPERLNWIENRLDLLYTLQQKHRVHSVDELLSIQGDLNDKLGKIDSFETEIKNLEQDIRKQYEVVKLLADQLTESRKKEADHFAGLLIRKVKPLGMPNLGFEVELLRKTVLDEMGQEQVRFLFSANKNQPLLPVSDVASGGEISRLMLCIKALVANTMALPTIIFDEVDTGVSGEIADKMGDIMCDMSRYMQVISITHLPQVASKGKTHYRVYKSDTEEVTNTHLVLLSQTEREEEIARMLSGASITEAALINARTLLNANKN from the coding sequence ATGATAAAAAAACTTATCGTAAGAAATTATGCTCTTATTGACAGTCTGGAAATAACATTTAATTCAGGTCTGTCTGTAATTACGGGAGAAACAGGTGCAGGAAAATCCATTATATTGGGAGCATTGGCATTGATTTTGGGACAGCGGGCCGATTTAAAAGTTTTTCGGGATTCTGCTGCGAAGTCTGTTGTCGAAGGTTTTTTTGATATTTCGGCTTACGGGCTTTTTTCTTTTTTTGATAGAAATGATTTGGAATATGATCCGGTGAATTGTATAATGCGCCGGGAAATATTGCCTTCCGGTAAATCCCGGGCTTTCATAAATGATACACCGGTTTCTTTGACCCAGCTTAAAGAGTTGGGAGATGCATTAATAGATATTCACTCTCAACACCAGAATCTTTTGCTGGCCGATACGCGCTTCCAGCTCAATGTCATAGATGTACTGGCTGGAAACGGTAAAATATTAGCTCAGTATCAGGCGGAATATAATAGTTATAGAAAATTAGTTCATCGGCTTGAAAAATTAAAAGAAGAAAATTCGGATAGTAAAAGGGAAGAGGATTATTTACGTTTTCAGCTATCTCAACTAACCGAAGCTTCATTGCGTTGCGGAGAGCAGGAAGAACTGGAAGAAGAGCAGCAGCAGCTAACGCATGCCAGTGATATAAAAAGTGAATTATATGTTGTTCATGAGTTATTGAGTAATGATGAAAGCGGAGCTTTGATGTCGATAAAGTCCGCGCTTACCCGTTTGCAATCGCTTGTCCGTATTTATCCGGCTGCATCAGAATTGAGTGAACGGTTGAATTCGGATTATATAGACATAAAGGATCTTGCATCTACTGTAGGAGAGTGGGAAGAAGGATTATCGGCCGATCCGGAACGCTTAAACTGGATCGAAAACAGATTGGACTTGTTATATACATTGCAGCAAAAGCACAGAGTACACTCTGTCGATGAATTATTGAGTATACAAGGTGATCTGAATGATAAACTTGGAAAGATCGATAGTTTCGAAACAGAAATTAAAAATCTGGAACAGGATATTAGGAAACAATATGAAGTGGTTAAACTCTTAGCGGATCAGTTGACGGAAAGCCGTAAAAAAGAGGCGGACCATTTTGCAGGTTTACTTATCCGAAAAGTAAAACCTTTGGGTATGCCGAATTTGGGTTTTGAAGTGGAATTGTTAAGAAAGACGGTGTTGGATGAAATGGGACAGGAACAGGTTCGTTTTCTTTTTTCTGCAAATAAGAACCAACCTCTTTTACCCGTTTCTGATGTTGCTTCGGGAGGTGAAATATCCCGGTTGATGCTTTGTATAAAGGCATTAGTTGCTAATACAATGGCATTACCTACGATAATATTCGATGAAGTTGATACCGGAGTTTCAGGTGAGATTGCCGATAAAATGGGAGATATTATGTGTGATATGTCCCGTTATATGCAGGTTATCAGTATAACGCATCTTCCTCAGGTCGCTTCTAAGGGGAAAACGCATTACCGTGTGTATAAATCGGATACGGAGGAAGTTACAAATACTCATTTGGTATTGCTTTCTCAGACTGAAAGAGAAGAAGAAATTGCCCGTATGCTGAGTGGAGCTTCTATTACTGAAGCAGCGCTAATCAATGCCCGTACTCTTTTAAATGCTAATAAGAATTAG
- the rlmB gene encoding 23S rRNA (guanosine(2251)-2'-O)-methyltransferase RlmB — translation MEKNEMIFGIRAVIEAIEAGKEIDKVLIKKDLQGDLFKELFGILKENNIPVQRVPMERINRITRKNHQGVVAFISSVTYQHLADIVPSLYEDGKLPFIVLLDGITDVRNFGAIARTCECAGVDAIVIPEKGSVSVNADAVKTSAGALLHIPVCREKSIQEAIRFLQGSGVRVVAATEKAVRKYTEVEYADPVAIIMGAEDTGVSSDNLRICDEMVSIPQMGTIGSLNVSVAAGIMMYEVVRQRLSDNMTVE, via the coding sequence ATGGAAAAAAATGAAATGATTTTCGGTATTCGGGCTGTGATAGAAGCGATCGAAGCTGGAAAAGAGATAGATAAAGTACTTATAAAAAAAGATTTGCAAGGAGATCTCTTCAAAGAACTTTTCGGTATTCTTAAAGAAAATAATATTCCGGTACAACGTGTTCCTATGGAACGCATCAATCGTATTACGCGGAAAAACCATCAGGGGGTCGTGGCTTTTATTTCATCGGTTACTTATCAGCATCTTGCCGATATCGTACCCTCTCTTTATGAGGATGGGAAATTACCTTTTATCGTATTGTTGGACGGTATTACCGATGTCCGGAATTTCGGAGCAATAGCCCGAACATGCGAATGTGCCGGAGTAGATGCTATCGTGATACCGGAGAAAGGAAGTGTGTCGGTAAATGCGGATGCGGTGAAAACTTCGGCAGGAGCATTACTACATATTCCTGTATGCAGAGAGAAAAGTATACAGGAAGCAATCCGGTTTCTGCAGGGAAGCGGGGTGAGGGTAGTGGCTGCCACTGAAAAGGCTGTAAGAAAATATACAGAGGTAGAGTATGCCGATCCGGTCGCTATAATTATGGGAGCAGAAGATACCGGTGTTTCTTCGGATAATTTGCGGATTTGTGATGAAATGGTTTCGATTCCCCAAATGGGGACCATAGGTTCCCTGAATGTTTCTGTCGCTGCCGGAATTATGATGTACGAGGTAGTGAGGCAGAGATTAAGTGACAATATGACAGTTGAATAG